The genome window ggtggctcaggggttaagcaacTGATtttctgcaggtcctgggttggaaacccgccatgtaccaatgtctatattttagatttatatattatgtatttatcctatgtaacctgcacatatctgcgaagaaattcaaagataagtCAACCAACACGCACTGGGCCACTGGCCACTGGTGTgcttgactatggcctagtcacccctaacttagggtacggttccgagcccctcagtggggacgtacagtgagctgatgatgatggtgatgATCTGATAACATTTACGAGATTAATTTCGGATTATGttaatctttttcttttaggATACTAATAATATGGTgatatggtttttttttataagagaagggggcaaacgagcagcgggaacaccaaggtgttcatcgacgcccatggacatctgcaataacAGAGGAATCGCATTAAGcagacattaaataatttacccTATAATTGCACGTTACACGTAACACACTCGGCTATCTACTTAAATCGTAATAAGTATTTACGTGATTACTTAGTGTCTACACCTGTACGCCTTCCGACACTTGTtcagtataaataattactacgCTACATTCCATAAGCAAGATGATTGATGATTGTCAATATAAAGATCATATTTACAGAAGAAAggtcattattataatatgtaaataataggtacatatcgatgggtcctatgtatacCGGACAAAActacaaattgatgatttttacttttttgtgttaaaagctacctcttagtttagttaacaacatagactaaataaaatacacatttacaagcgtaatttttttttgctaaaataaaatattgcggcctattttcctatatggttgaaactttgaaagCCTCTCTTGGTAAGTTgttaatttgcacattggcccttattatTAGGCGCTATCGATATTGATGAACCTGCTTAAACGTGGGTCTTAGACTACcaaaatatccgtttaaaacatattatctctgttttgtcaaagataatgacagggatgatgatatgtttcttcttcttcttcttcttttaattaatagtggACCCCATCGTTTatgatatgtttcatacagtgATGTTGGTTTTATTGCGAACCCTACAACTGtcaagttttgtttttattaatgttgccatttatCCACCTTTTTCTGCTGACTATAACTATTTTGGTCGTAGTTCAAATGAACTGATATAAACCGATTAGTAATACGTAAATATACAGCGTAGAGGATTTAATGTCTGTGCAGTTTAATTACATCAAGTTTTATCTAGTCCTTTAGTCACACGCTTGATTTCTTGTAATCGCTATTAACCTGTGAGGTGTCAGTAGGCACGCCTATACCGCCTTGTCTTCAAACGGACGCATTAATATTTACGTGAGAACTTTGGTCGCTATCATTCAACATAACAACGGGAAGTGgcgttattaataataataatttcccGTTTATTGGAGGAAGTAACAAACCTTTAAAACGTAtcatgaatatttgtttacttGTTGTTTTGATTCTAATTTGTTTCATACCTTACAATCTTTCAaacagaatatttatttagttaaacttatttttcacCATTAATGTTGCTAAATAAATCCAGGCTTTTGCTTGCTATGTTCAAGTACTCTATGTTCCATCGTAAGACTGCCTAACAATGTCTAGGTCGGCAATGTCGGCAATTCCTTAAGAAATGTCAGACATCAGAAATGCATTTTAGGGTGTTAGCATCGTATTTAAATCACACAtacataacttttatatattttactgacAAGTAATTGTAATCAGTGAAGGTTTGTACTAAGTAACCTTAATACAAGTTAAACATAAGTACGTTGTAAATTAATCAGTGCATAGCTTAGTTCGTGCTGATAAAGCACGTTCAGATAAAGTAAATGACCAACGACGTTATAACAACTCGTAAAGTTTAAATAGATGAGGTCACAGCAACGCGACATTTCAAGAATGCATGCAAATCACCTGCCCACCAGCCGCGTAGCAATTGCATTTACGTAACTTGTTCTATTTTAACTTCATTCATTGTACTCCTAacttcatataataaaaacgtaaCGATAAAGtctataaattcataaaaaacgCATTCGCATCAATGGTATAAGAGAGAAACGTAACAAAACCAAGCTTAAAATTACCGTTCTAAACCCACTACCAACAAATTACATCGAGATTATGTGAAATACGAGTATAACATTACTAGTTGTCGTTCGTGACTTtgtccgctcggaattaaattaaaaaaaaactatgttataATCTATgcattattttgaaattataatgtacatccagatctgttcagcctttctggagatacatggTAACGAACGACTGTACATGCATTCATCCAACCAAATCTTCGCATGTTTAGTTTTAGTAACATTTGTTCATCACACATTTACACTGTgatgaaatcttactaatattataaatacgaaagtttaaatagatgtacgtttgtttgaaggtatctccagaacggctaaaggATTCGCTCTTCGAAATGATTTCGctgaaataagttttatttagttctaattaagttttatttttatttccgggtggagtcgcgggcgacagtaaTACAAAACAGCATTAAAACTGGTAACATTTCTATTTCTAGTAGACTATTATGACTAAGTTAATAACTTCTTCATATTTAGTCACTCATGTTGCAAGCAGCGTCTATGCGGACTGCATAACCAATGCTTCTTCCTTATTAAGACTTGGCTTTATTCGGGTTTCTCCCGGATTTGACCCACAACAGGGATCTTTGATAACTTAGTTGTACTTGCCAAGTAATTGCCTAACATTATAGCggtataacataaataacaaaataagttaaatctttttttttttattcaatttataaaaaatagttaagattgtaaaattattacatttctaaAATAAGGAATTCTTAAAAGTCCTTCTAAATAATATCTCGACTTGAAATGGATCAAAACTTCTAACTAAAGTCAAGTTGATGCACAAACCTATGTAATTTATCTACAAATAAGGGATGTTCTAAACAGGgacaaataaagttattaaaacgTAATAGAAAAcgacattgtttttaataacatccTGTGtgattaattcaattatttaatcagttattatgtttaaaaacaaattttacgtAATTATTTATGTCCTCTATGTTCTTACATCCTGGTTTTAAGTCGACTGTACACACCGGATGGTTCTTGTCTGTTATTACGTGTCTGTTTGTATGTTTGAATGTGTTTGTGCATGTGAGTGTGTGAGTGTGTGTCGCAACACTGAATGCGGCCCCGTTGTCGGTCACTGCACGCTGAAATAGAGATTGCAGGTGTTCTATAAGGGTTGGAATCTATCGATATTTTTATCGACATTTTAATTGTGTATTAATAGATACTTTTAAAGTTGCATAGATTATTCTATGATTATACATTGAAATTCGGAAGGGAATAGAATATAGTTACTCAAACtttcatagaaaataaaatttaaattttaaagaataccATCCACACTGTCCTTCAACGGTTCATAGGCACTGCTAAAGGgtaaatttttcatactaaatctacaacgattaaataattatcactCAACGACTCCTAGTGCGACATTACGTTTTTTGTAAGCTTCTATCGATATCAACAGTCAATGACTGTCTATTTCAAGGATCGATAAATACAACGTACACAAAAATCCCGTCCCTAATGTAACGGTCCGGCCGAGCTCGTACTATTGAAAGTGCGGATTGCTCCGTAGCGCCGCACTACACAAAACGCCATTCACTCCCTGACTGCCTGATTCATCGGGGGATTGCTTGTGAGGAATGAATActagaacaaaataaacagACATCAGAAAGCGTAGtttgaatttcttaaaaattagttataaatattaaatgtaaagtattttttgtatgCTACTGAAAATGTGCACTGACAGATGATTCTAACCAGTATAAAAAGTTtgttcaaaaatatgtgtagAAGAGTCGTCAGTTCTAGCGAaacaattatgttattattttatacgtttaaatattacaatatttaaaaaaaataatttgttaatgatatagaacatattctggaagaacacaagactatttattatattacagactaatatgtttattatgtaaaactatgaataatatattaaaactactaaataaactatatacttataccaaactaaaaataaaactagataatgtaaaaaatcgacCCCAAATCGCTGCGCTCGCacacaattacaatttaatattacgatTTCAACACTGATTACAGACTCTCAGTACGAATAATCCAATTAAAATACTTGCaacgttttataattatttaaataatgttattccAAATATAGTAGAGTTAGCTATGATGCAAGACTTAAACTTTtagttagttaaaattataattaacgttGGCATTAAAATCAtatgtaactaataaaaaaaatattagcaacCGCacttggataagcgagaaacttctataagcgagagtcatctGCTTCCGACGGGAGATGTCCATTAGTGAATATTGGATTAGATAGAAACCTCTTTAAGCGAGAACAATATCGCAGTCTTTGCAATCTCTCTTATCGaggttttaaacaataaacgtGGAAACCGATGACGCATacaatgtattatatttttaatactgtgTAATTGCGAAGCGGTGTTTTTGCTGCATTACGGAAAATTACAAAGCTTACACTGTGGGAATATGAAAAGGTTCATGACATTGCAATTGTGTGTTCAAAAGCTTAGAAAAAAAGCTCTTACGAAACGTTATTTGAGTTTTCCTTTTATACGAGCGATGAAAAGCATCGTTACAAATACGTTTAAAATTACTACGTTAAGAGTGCAAAAGAAAGATTTcagaaattacataaaatattgataaaaacatatttcgtactCAAAGTTACTTTAATTGTTacgtaaaaaaagtttagatTTATCTTAGTCACGCACTATTTCGCCCTTAGTGATCGACGACTTAGTACAGTGAAATaaaggaattttaattttagtttacttGTGCTCGTAAGTACGAATGGTTTAGATCAAGAACTTTGATCCTACAGATAGTAATCAAAGTCTCATGTAAGCCTTGGCTTTGCACGAAGTGATATCTATAATGAGAGGGTGGGTTTGTTTTCGTTGCACCTCTCCCTCTTTGAATGCTAGTGTGATGTAAAATTTCCAGACGTATATGCTACCTTTGGAGTTAGATGCCCACGTACTTAGTTGTTTGTGCCTAAAAGTGCTTCAATTTCTCAATACGCGAATAccttttttgaatttaaaactggCTTCGTAGTGTATtgcaaaataacaacaattaataccatggtaaattaattaaatacgcCATTGTGATTCTTATCAAAATAGCTCTTGACTTATGTTAAATGTTAACTGAATGAACAATGAAATTCAACGTTGatgaattgaaaaacaaatacaaaatacctTCTTTGTTTTTCAGGAACGTTGTAACAAAATGAGTACAGTCAAAGAATTGAAAACGTACAGAACTAACACCACGTGTGCCATAATTTGACGCacgtatatgtatatatttattgctttgAAGAAGTTTCTACCTAATTTCATGATGAGCgtcaaattatataataaacgtTAGAAAACAAAcgttttcaattgtttaatataCTAGTTGACTTTAAGTTTAGAACCCACGTTGTTGCTTCAGGGTATAATTACAAGACTACGAAATCTTACACTTTGGAAAAACAAGCAGTAAATCTTGGTATGCAGTTAACACGACATTCACAAATATCTCAATAAAGAGAGGAATTTGTTCTCAGCCTGGACGAAGTGAACGTGAGACAGATGGGTCAATGAACTCAACTATCACTTTACCTTACAATCGCAATACTATTGCCGTGGTTTGTTCTATCTTAAAAGGATAaggttttaaagaaaatttgtaaaacatgcCTCAGCCATATTGATGGTAGTTGATTAttggtaatttaaattcaatttagatTACTACATACAAGACCTAAATTTTGGCACTTACTTAGTGGGTATTAAGCTAGCTCTGAGTGTGGAAGTTAGTTATATAATTCCATCGTGagagcaaataaaaatacgctTGTATAGTTTATAGGTACATAGAATAAAGTGCACATCAAAAATACAGCACAAgtgtaatttcttatttttttttaaatttcattaactatctataattaattttataatttcataattaattgaataatgttaaaaaataaaacattttattcaattcaaaaatattgtaaaatatgcgttatgatatttgaaaaaaccgagactgtttttttttatttatgaaatattaatttctataatttacaaataatctttatttaagaaaactttaataatgattattgTAATCAATCTTGTTTGAAATCAATATTCCAATTAGGATTAGCATAACAAGACTGTGGGAACAATCAACCTTCAGAGTTTTCCCATAGAATAATGAAGCCTAAtttgtaaacataaattattaataaaactataattattaaaattagattttaaaacaatgaggTCGAATAACAAACATGAATTGTTGTTATATTACAACCgattgttgttataaaatatacgcGAATTATTCGCATCGATCAGTTACTTAAACGAAAACGAGTTAAAAAAAGACGCAACTGTATCGGTATGTGGTGAAACGTACACGCAACACGCTCTGTTAATTGATAACGCAGTGCTAGTAggtaactatttaattatttcactaatattAACGTTTGTAACAaagaaattttgatttaaattaccaAGATTATATTCTTACATAACCAGTTTGAAATGCTTTGACGTCATATATCgaacatttacttttttaaagtaagatattttatgtggaagctaaattataataaactaattttaaaggaCTGTTATGTAATTCTATACCAGATGGTGAGTGGTAAACTATTTGGTTTATtgaatgttacaaaattgtacgtattattactatttcattttaaatttgtgaattaaattgcattgtatataatataaatacaaaaattattttatttgataaagaaATTACTCTTATTTCTCTTGGATGGATACACCATCCGAACGTAAATAACGTTCTgtgttaattttctttacatgATCACTACTAAATAGAAGAATTATCTTCAAGCTAGCTTTGAACCAAAATATAATGCTgatagtatttatatttataaactatgtttaaatacaaaatgaagACTACAAAAGTATTCGCAATTTTGATCAAAAACTACGGATGGTCGCATCTAACTTTCACGATTCACGTGTCAAGGTTACAGCTATAGGAATGATATCGTGCTTCAAATCTATTGTGAGCGCGGTAGCTGTTTGTGGGTGAAGGATGAAGGATGGCCAGCAAGATCTTGATTGTATACAATTATTTCCATTGTCATGCAATCTGTCGCTAATGGACTTCACTAGGTCGGTAGCTCGGCTAATGATGGTCTGTGAATGAACATTAGCGaagtagtttttataaacTGCGCGAATTATGTTGGTGAACAttgaatttagtaatttttataatatttttttggtgcACTAATTTTATGCTCATTAAAGTCTTAATTAgcattaagaatttttttttaaatctttattcttATCTAACTTTCTATTGTTCGTGAAAATTAGtgtgtgtttttatatttctattatacatcgatttttttgtgtgtcattatataatattttgtatatttattcgTTTCAGGGAGTGCAAGGAAGGTGACGACGCAAAGCAGTGCCAATACTACGAGGGATTCGCAGCTGTTGTCACTTCTTGCTGCCAGGCGGCGACAGCTACTGGGTGGGAGGCTAACAACACATATCAACACCTTAGCTTCATTGGCACACAAACCTCACAAGTTAGTATTGATTTAGTAGCAATGAGAGATTTACTTTTGAAATTTCAATCATTGTatctttgatattaaaatcaattatatacGTGGAAAAATCGACTAAAAACTATGCTTTCACTTTACAGGGGGAATACAACCTTTGCTCAGCTAGAAATTCGTGACTCCAATAGCTCCGTTGTGAAAAGGATAACATTCGACAACTCGAGTAACGAAGTATCTCCAACTTTAAGATTTGTTGCTACTGACGGCGCAAGGGAAATACGACAAGATGTAAAACCACACGAGATTCGGCATTTATTCATTCCCAGAATATACCAAGATAACAAAAATAGAGctggattttttaataatagaagaaaagacttgttaaatatcaataaaactattttaatttctatatcgACAACACAAAGCAGTATAGTTTATGTCCCACCTGATAAAATAGAAGGTTCAGAAAAGGATGATTTAGATCCAGATGAAGAATTTCAGGTAGACGAGTCAAATCATGGTTTATACTTGCTTAACTATTCAGATACAGAAAACGTAACTCAGAGCCCCAACAGCATAACTGACGGCGGTACATCTAGTAAAggtaaagaaaacattgtaCCTATTCTGGAGTACTCGACATCAACAACGGATAGATCCACGAGTACTACGATGCCAAGCACTGCGCAACAGATTAAAGATGAAAAACtggaaagaaatataattgcGAATAGTACAGATACTCAAAATAATAGTACCATTAAAAATGATACTGAAAAGGATAAAGGCAaccaaactttatttatatctgaTGCACTTTATAACCACTTTAGACCGCTAGAATCGGAATTAAATGATGAGGAAATGGCACCTTTCATATTCTTTGGTCAAAAATTAGGAGGAGCTATCATCAgcgataatcttactaattctCCATCTTTTTCGGCATCAACAAAATCAGTCAATTTCATAGTTCCTCCTCCCGAAAAACGAAAATTTAATTCCAGATATTCTGCAACCGAACGCTATAAGAATATAAACGCAGGGGAAGATGAAATCAACGAAGATATGGACGTATCAgtagttaaaaatgttattgaaaaaaataaaattaggaaTACCGTTAAAGGACCCGCTCCAGCTAGATCTGTTGGTTTAGTCAACGCGTATAGAAAATACTCCAGTACTACACAAACAACGAATAAACCTACAAGCACAGATGAATTAAATGTCACTGAACCGATATTAGAAAATTTCACTGACAGCTCCATTGATAATGGAACAAATATCTCCAATCATACAATGAAGGATGAAACAAAGAATAATACTAGTTCGATAAAAGAAACTACAACCGTTCCAACACCGAGAAATTTTacaagaaattatttcaatttgagAAGGCGTCCATCGAAAGTAACAACAAGCACTGAAGCAGTACATATCACAAACACGACGACGGAAAAATCATCAACAACTGTCTATACTGCAGTTGTCACATCGGTTTCTATAACATCATCAATGAAAGGTCAAAACAAAACCGATGGCATTAAGGAATTcgaaaatgaaacaattattCCCTTACCAGATGCCAAagataatattacaattcaaGAACTTGTTTTATCTAATGTAACTGAAAATGTACCAGAAGTTAATGTCAGTACAATCGGACCACCTACAACAAACAAACCCTTAAGGCGTAGAATTAGAATAAGAACCACTACAACTGAAAGTACGTTAAATGGAATTAATCAAGGTGTATCCTTGAATCCTAATCCCTTAATATCTGACTTTACTACTAAAGTACTAGAATATAAACAAGAAACTAGTACCGTATCAAATTTACCTGATATTCCGAGTACGGTTAAacctaaaaatgttttacgaaGACGAAGACCTACAACTACTACAACTACGActacaacaactacaactttAGCTCCTGTGACAGTAAATGATGAGCCCCTTATAACAGTATCTCAGTTGCCAACAATTTTACCACCAATAACTACAACTTCACGCGATTTAGAAACTACATCCAAGTCGAACATTGAAATATCTCAAATATCTTCTGAATTTAAGGCTACCAAACCAGTACTAGTTTCAAAAAATGTGCCTAAAAGTACAAATAATAGAACATTAATAAACACGACAATAGACAATGAAAACGAAAATGAGTTACGAAACGAAGAAGTGGTTATAGAAGCGGAGAAAGTATATACAGCGTCCTATGTTTTAGCGGGTCTCGGATTTCTTCCCGTAGCAGCTGTCATAGCTTTCTTATTACGaaactttttgaataaaaagataaaagaaattgaCACGGAATACGAAGGATATTTCGAAGATGGCGAGATCAAAAAAGAGTCGCCAATAACACCGGTTGCCCGTCCACCTCTCCCGAATCCTAGTAAGCCCGACCAAAAATGGGAATTTCCGAGAAATAAACTTCGGTTGCAAACATTGCTTGGAGAAGGAAACTTCGGGCAGGTGcgttgctattttatttttgttaaattttttttgctttccACGCTTTTATGTTCAgtcaataattttgatttttttatataaggttTGGAAAGCGGAAGCGGATGACTTGAACGGTCACGATGGATTAACGCGACTGGTAGCAGTAAAGACAATAAAGGAAGCAGCGTCACAAAAGGAAAAGCAAGAATTACTTCATGAAATCTATATCATGCAGAAGATTGGAACACATCCGAATGTGGTAACATTGTTAGCTTGTTGTACAGAACAaggtttgttaatttttttttaagtagtcatcatcaagaaaaaaatgtatgttgtgGAAATTTTATGCtttgatatttattgtaaaccTCATGACAGAGCCTTACTTGCTGATAATGGAGTACGTGATGTGTGGCAAGCTACTGACGTATCTGCGCGCGCGTCGCTCGCGGCCCGACCGCTTCGGCGGTGGCGGCGCGCTAGCCTCGCGCGATCTAACCGTCTTTGCCTACTGCGTCGCCCGCGGCATGGACTACATCGCCTCCAAAGGGGTAGGTCAAAATTTGTAGGCAGGTATTTCCAACCGAGTATACATACTCCACTTTTTAACCctggaatttattttttgctatcATACACCACTATCGAATCTTCCGGATCTGGAACTTCATAAATCACTAATTAAGTGTTCATGTGACTGTTGCAGATTGTCCACCGCGATCTAGCAGCTCGCAATGTACTCGTGGACCACAACAAACTGTGCAAAATCGCCGACTTCGGCATGTCTCGATGCGCGGGTGGCGGCGCGCGTACAGCCCGCGGTGCGCTGCCCGTGCGCTGGATGGCGCCCGAGGCTCTGCTCTACAATGTGTACAACCACCAGACTGATGTCTGGGCCTTTGGTATACTTCTCTGGGAGATAGTCACTTTAGGTAATTACTAAAGTCTTCGAGTCAAACAGATATCGCCCGCGTTAACTGCGTTACTCTTAacgattttgtttttaaataatttataaaatcttgacTATTGtcactaatatcataaaaatttcaGGGTCAACGCCCTATGCAGCAATGTCGGGGAGAGAAGTGTTAACGGCAGTTACTGAAGGCTATCGGTTGGAGCGGCCGCCGCACTGCAAGCCGCAACTGTACCGCGCCATGCACTCCTGCTGGCACGCCGATCCCTCGCAGAGACCCACCTTCGCGTCTCTCAAGGCACAGTTAGCTGAACTTCTTGATAATGAACCTTCTGAAGGAAATTACGTAGACTTGGACTCTTTCTACCAAGAGTCTTCTGTGTACAGCGATCCGTCGGCGATTATCAATGATGAAGACGGTCTTTCCGCAGAATATGATAGAGAAAGGCGATGTTTTAGAGAGTAAGTAATGTGGTACATTAAAACATGAACTTGCACTGCACGTGAACTTGCACTGGCATCAAAACCAATGTGTTATAGTtaagtagtaaaaaatataaaatttatttacggaCTAGGAGCCcacaagaaaattataaaaatagttgttaagTGAGGTAATGAGAACCCAAATGAAAGAAGTAAGGAACTGTCAGAACTCAGAACTATgcgaaatattaaaacagcAATTCGTAATGTCTTTCAGTGtcacaaaatgaaaatttgaatcgttaattaataataaattaaaaaatcgtgaaaaattacgaaactgtattaaaattcaCTAGCAGTATTTCACATTCAAAGTAATGGTTgagattttgatttaatttgatcaaatataaaatggttttaatgtacatatttcaGATTGGTTCCCGGTCCTGCAAAGTTTGACAATAGAGCGTTCAATCTTCGCGACGaagaaataagaaacaaaTTCGGTATCGGGACACCGAGAATGGGCGGTTTCGGAATCCGAGACGCGCCTTTCAACGAAAGAAATTTTCCAGATGGGGAATTCAATGAAAGGAAATTTCCAGAAAAGACTTTCCCAGAAAGAAATTTCACCGATCAAAATTTCAACGACCCTAATTTCGTTGAACGCAAAGATGGAAAATTATCGACGTCGAGTTTTCATAGGGAGAGAGAACGGGAAAATCCATTGGTCAGTAGGAACAGCTTTAACGGTTTCCCTCGTGTTGGTGGTACAagggaaaataattttcatttaaatcccGACGGTAGGAATAAAAGAGTATCAGAATTCGAATGCGACATATGAACGAAAGAAAACGATATtgagtttataatattgtctATAAAGAACATTTGTGTTTCTTGTTTTTGTGCTTTGTGGTCTTAGTTTAAGGCCGAGTTATTCAATACattcgaaatttgaaaatttaaatgaaaaattatttcattggttaataattttctgagttcttattttgaatgttagattgaattaaacaatgttagaaacacttttttataaacgttTTTTTAGCGTGATCATGACAATTTACTTAAGCCTTCGATTGCAAACGATTTTTCTATATCTTAAGATTTGTatgaataaattgtaaataaatgttaatttataacagtATTCTTTAGTGTGTCAAAGAATGTTTAATGTAGAAAGAaaagttattgtaaataaattgtgttattttgtttgatatGGGAAGTAACAAGTGatacgtattattttataaaagtgtattaacgtatttttgtacagatgcactgtatttgtttttttttatttcctattaatttcacatataaaaatgttattaaatcacTAACTCATTGTAGTTTATAACTAGtacatagatatattttttgataacatatatgtaatttatattgttattcgCAATCAAAGATATATTATGTTGGATTGTAATGGtgctaaatatatatataaatatgttatccCGAATTTGTTGTGAAAATCGGACGATATTTTAGCAACGTGTTATAACTATATATGTTTATCATAAAACTCTTTAAATCTCAGTTCAACATTACTTTCTAGTCTCTAAAATTGTATGATAACTATTGGATTGTTACAAAATCTGATTAATTGGGTAAGattgaaagatttattttattataattataagaaattcgtgaaattatatttgtgtattattttatcctgtacaaaactttttatgtgtAGATTTATGAGTGTTTAAGCCAATACAtgtgtgttgttttttttaaattccattatTAGAAATGTGTGGTAATTCATACTATTCATTACGGAAAAAATCAACGGCATAGCAGTCCACT of Papilio machaon chromosome 6, ilPapMach1.1, whole genome shotgun sequence contains these proteins:
- the LOC106709925 gene encoding uncharacterized protein LOC106709925: MTFHNILMFNKMREFLRITLVCVCAVLLVRDGWCAEDVVSSEVTVESERISTRSDDAEQRRDRQSTLLPGSARKVTTQSSANTTRDSQLLSLLAARRRQLLGGRLTTHINTLASLAHKPHKGNTTFAQLEIRDSNSSVVKRITFDNSSNEVSPTLRFVATDGAREIRQDVKPHEIRHLFIPRIYQDNKNRAGFFNNRRKDLLNINKTILISISTTQSSIVYVPPDKIEGSEKDDLDPDEEFQVDESNHGLYLLNYSDTENVTQSPNSITDGGTSSKGKENIVPILEYSTSTTDRSTSTTMPSTAQQIKDEKLERNIIANSTDTQNNSTIKNDTEKDKGNQTLFISDALYNHFRPLESELNDEEMAPFIFFGQKLGGAIISDNLTNSPSFSASTKSVNFIVPPPEKRKFNSRYSATERYKNINAGEDEINEDMDVSVVKNVIEKNKIRNTVKGPAPARSVGLVNAYRKYSSTTQTTNKPTSTDELNVTEPILENFTDSSIDNGTNISNHTMKDETKNNTSSIKETTTVPTPRNFTRNYFNLRRRPSKVTTSTEAVHITNTTTEKSSTTVYTAVVTSVSITSSMKGQNKTDGIKEFENETIIPLPDAKDNITIQELVLSNVTENVPEVNVSTIGPPTTNKPLRRRIRIRTTTTESTLNGINQGVSLNPNPLISDFTTKVLEYKQETSTVSNLPDIPSTVKPKNVLRRRRPTTTTTTTTTTTTLAPVTVNDEPLITVSQLPTILPPITTTSRDLETTSKSNIEISQISSEFKATKPVLVSKNVPKSTNNRTLINTTIDNENENELRNEEVVIEAEKVYTASYVLAGLGFLPVAAVIAFLLRNFLNKKIKEIDTEYEGYFEDGEIKKESPITPVARPPLPNPSKPDQKWEFPRNKLRLQTLLGEGNFGQVWKAEADDLNGHDGLTRLVAVKTIKEAASQKEKQELLHEIYIMQKIGTHPNVVTLLACCTEQEPYLLIMEYVMCGKLLTYLRARRSRPDRFGGGGALASRDLTVFAYCVARGMDYIASKGIVHRDLAARNVLVDHNKLCKIADFGMSRCAGGGARTARGALPVRWMAPEALLYNVYNHQTDVWAFGILLWEIVTLGSTPYAAMSGREVLTAVTEGYRLERPPHCKPQLYRAMHSCWHADPSQRPTFASLKAQLAELLDNEPSEGNYVDLDSFYQESSVYSDPSAIINDEDGLSAEYDRERRCFRELVPGPAKFDNRAFNLRDEEIRNKFGIGTPRMGGFGIRDAPFNERNFPDGEFNERKFPEKTFPERNFTDQNFNDPNFVERKDGKLSTSSFHRERERENPLVSRNSFNGFPRVGGTRENNFHLNPDGRNKRVSEFECDI